The following proteins are co-located in the Noviherbaspirillum sp. UKPF54 genome:
- a CDS encoding YraN family protein — protein sequence MGLFGTGTRTAKQVEGQAAEDAALAYLQQQGLKLLQRNFRCKGGEIDLILQQQDTLVFVEVRKRADARFGGAAASITASKQARLILAAQVFLQRYRVPPSCRFDVVAFEGTHLSWIKNAIEA from the coding sequence ATGGGCTTGTTCGGCACCGGCACGCGCACCGCCAAGCAGGTGGAAGGGCAGGCGGCCGAAGACGCCGCGCTGGCTTATCTGCAGCAGCAGGGATTGAAGCTGTTGCAGCGCAATTTCCGCTGCAAGGGGGGCGAGATCGACCTGATTTTGCAGCAGCAGGACACCCTGGTGTTCGTCGAGGTGCGGAAAAGGGCCGATGCGCGTTTTGGCGGTGCCGCCGCCAGCATTACCGCAAGCAAGCAGGCGCGCCTGATCCTGGCCGCGCAGGTTTTCCTGCAACGCTACCGTGTACCGCCTTCCTGCCGTTTCGACGTCGTCGCCTTCGAGGGCACGCACTTAAGCTGGATAAAAAACGCCATTGAAGCGTAA
- a CDS encoding TlpA disulfide reductase family protein, with translation MQAETTNSRQRTWIKAVAAIAVVAVAAVGYLSMSSQKAAPDVTFTSLGGEKVPMQSLRGKVVMVNFWATSCTTCVHEMPQMVQTYNKYKDKGLDFVAVAMSYDPPNYVLNYAQSRGLPFKVALDTQGELAKSFGDVKLTPTTYVIDKNGKIIKRYVGEPAFAELHQLLEKALAA, from the coding sequence ATGCAAGCTGAAACTACCAATTCCCGTCAACGCACCTGGATCAAGGCTGTGGCGGCCATTGCCGTGGTGGCTGTCGCGGCAGTCGGGTATCTGTCGATGTCGTCCCAAAAAGCGGCGCCGGACGTGACCTTCACCAGCCTGGGCGGCGAAAAAGTGCCGATGCAAAGCTTGCGCGGCAAGGTGGTCATGGTCAATTTCTGGGCCACCAGCTGCACGACTTGCGTGCATGAAATGCCGCAGATGGTGCAGACCTATAACAAGTACAAGGACAAGGGCCTGGATTTCGTTGCAGTCGCGATGAGCTACGATCCTCCCAATTACGTGCTTAACTACGCGCAGAGCCGCGGCCTGCCGTTCAAGGTCGCGCTCGACACGCAGGGTGAATTGGCTAAATCCTTCGGCGACGTGAAACTGACGCCGACCACCTACGTGATCGACAAGAACGGCAAGATCATCAAGCGCTATGTCGGCGAACCGGCCTTCGCCGAACTGCACCAGCTGCTGGAAAAGGCGCTGGCCGCCTAG
- a CDS encoding LemA family protein, with protein sequence MSFVILVALLIVFWAVGAYQRLLRQRKQCRTAFSQVDALALHRHELMPALVRVCRERMPQQVDALDALLAADKAILAAYAHAGRHALDAAAIAPLNEAEAALETALGAVFALVPHSDSASSEDLSRLIEELGAAESRMAFARQVYNEAARHYNAARAQFPGSVVAAVFAFTPVAALPDAGMRQPDRL encoded by the coding sequence ATGTCTTTCGTGATCCTGGTTGCGCTGCTGATCGTTTTCTGGGCGGTGGGCGCCTACCAGCGACTGCTGCGGCAGCGCAAGCAGTGCCGGACGGCGTTTTCCCAGGTCGACGCGCTGGCGCTGCATCGCCATGAATTGATGCCGGCGCTCGTCAGGGTCTGCCGGGAGCGGATGCCTCAGCAGGTCGACGCGCTCGATGCGTTACTTGCGGCGGACAAGGCAATCCTCGCCGCATACGCGCATGCCGGCCGCCATGCGCTCGATGCCGCCGCCATCGCTCCCCTGAACGAAGCGGAAGCTGCGCTGGAAACGGCGCTGGGTGCTGTGTTCGCGCTGGTACCGCATTCCGATTCGGCATCCAGCGAGGATCTTTCCAGGCTGATCGAGGAACTGGGCGCGGCGGAGAGCAGGATGGCATTCGCGCGCCAGGTCTACAATGAAGCTGCACGCCATTACAATGCCGCACGCGCGCAATTCCCCGGTTCGGTCGTCGCTGCCGTGTTCGCATTCACGCCGGTGGCTGCGCTGCCGGACGCCGGCATGCGTCAACCGGACCGCCTCTGA
- a CDS encoding septal ring lytic transglycosylase RlpA family protein, with amino-acid sequence MSLRKYYDRYRCQVLLACALAPALALVGCGSVPHSSSQAGAVPSSSRPSSASRSSSAAPVLPRAGSGRGGYYQDDGPGDAPPEGLMDVPDAEPKIEPYLPRSNRPYVVFGKTYTPMTDERPFKQRGVGSWYGKKFHGQKTSSGEPYDMYKMTAAHPTLPIPSYARVTNVATGKQVIVRINDRGPFHSGRIIDLSYTAALKLGYLGKGSSELEVERLLPDEIARIAGSRKDQHARAEQSLPTPDVLAAAAAVESAQRAESAGEVSQAARQDGIIPVAAQPEAPHAGMPIVAAAPPASPAIAAPGFYLQLGSFTQPDNAQAARSRLTQDAGGSLPPIEVVEYGLFYRLYSGPFATRSEAATAAQQLQDKGSFKPLVVQR; translated from the coding sequence ATGTCCTTGCGTAAGTACTACGACCGCTACCGATGTCAGGTCCTGCTTGCATGCGCACTTGCACCCGCCCTGGCCTTGGTCGGCTGCGGCAGCGTGCCGCATTCTTCCTCCCAGGCCGGTGCCGTGCCTTCCTCTTCCCGGCCGTCTTCCGCATCCAGGTCGTCGTCCGCCGCGCCTGTCCTGCCGCGCGCCGGCTCGGGCCGGGGCGGCTACTACCAGGACGACGGACCGGGCGATGCGCCGCCCGAGGGACTGATGGACGTTCCCGACGCGGAACCGAAGATCGAACCGTATCTCCCCCGCAGCAACCGGCCTTATGTCGTGTTCGGCAAGACGTATACGCCGATGACCGACGAGCGCCCGTTCAAGCAGCGCGGCGTCGGCAGCTGGTATGGCAAGAAGTTCCATGGGCAGAAGACTTCGTCGGGCGAGCCGTACGACATGTACAAGATGACCGCCGCCCATCCGACGCTGCCGATTCCGTCGTATGCGCGGGTCACCAATGTCGCCACTGGCAAGCAGGTGATCGTGCGGATTAATGACCGCGGGCCTTTCCATTCCGGGCGCATCATCGACCTTTCCTATACCGCGGCGCTCAAGCTCGGCTATCTCGGCAAGGGCAGCAGCGAACTCGAAGTCGAGCGCCTGCTGCCGGACGAGATTGCGCGCATTGCAGGCAGCCGCAAGGACCAGCATGCCCGCGCGGAGCAATCGTTGCCCACGCCGGATGTGCTGGCAGCTGCGGCGGCGGTTGAATCGGCGCAGCGCGCTGAATCCGCCGGGGAGGTTTCGCAGGCGGCAAGGCAGGACGGCATCATCCCCGTAGCGGCGCAACCCGAGGCGCCGCATGCCGGCATGCCCATCGTGGCTGCCGCGCCGCCGGCCTCTCCCGCCATTGCAGCGCCCGGCTTTTACCTGCAGCTTGGCAGCTTTACGCAGCCCGACAACGCGCAAGCGGCGCGCAGCCGCCTGACCCAGGATGCGGGCGGCAGCCTGCCGCCAATCGAAGTCGTGGAATACGGTCTGTTTTACAGGCTCTACAGCGGCCCGTTTGCCACCCGCTCGGAAGCAGCGACCGCCGCGCAGCAGCTGCAGGATAAGGGCAGCTTCAAGCCGCTGGTCGTGCAGCGCTAA
- a CDS encoding phosphoheptose isomerase, giving the protein MTNQRIQAHFQESAELKIKAAAVLAQPISQAVELMFTALSNGNKILACGNGGSAADCQHFAAELVGRFERERLPLPALALTTDTSILTAVGNDYHFNDIFTKQVQAFGQPGDVLLALSTSGNSANVLAAVDAALERDMRVVALTGKGGGAIGKRLTDADVHICVPHDRTARIQEVHLLTIHCLCDGIDVALFGEDAND; this is encoded by the coding sequence ATGACAAACCAACGCATTCAGGCGCACTTCCAGGAAAGTGCCGAATTAAAGATCAAGGCTGCCGCCGTTCTCGCCCAGCCGATTTCGCAAGCTGTGGAACTTATGTTCACGGCTTTGTCTAATGGCAACAAGATACTTGCTTGTGGGAATGGTGGTTCGGCAGCCGACTGCCAGCATTTTGCCGCCGAGCTGGTGGGACGCTTCGAACGCGAACGCCTGCCGCTGCCGGCGCTGGCGCTCACGACCGATACCTCGATCCTGACGGCGGTCGGCAACGATTACCACTTCAACGATATTTTCACCAAGCAGGTGCAGGCATTCGGGCAGCCTGGCGACGTACTGCTGGCGCTGTCAACTTCCGGCAACTCGGCCAACGTGCTGGCTGCCGTGGACGCGGCGCTGGAGCGCGACATGCGGGTGGTGGCGCTGACCGGCAAAGGCGGTGGCGCCATCGGCAAGCGCCTCACCGATGCGGACGTGCATATCTGCGTGCCGCACGATCGCACCGCACGCATCCAGGAAGTGCACCTGCTGACGATTCATTGCTTGTGCGACGGTATCGACGTTGCATTATTTGGGGAGGATGCAAATGATTAA
- the rodA gene encoding rod shape-determining protein RodA, with the protein MHLTEKRPLRQIIKPYFTVFDGPLALILFLILSVAIVTLYSAGIDFPGRVEDQLRNILIGFVVMWIAAIIPPQTLMRFAVPVYSVGLALLVAVAAFGLIKKGARRWLNVGVVIQPSEMMKIAMPLMLAWFFQKREGQLRWQEFLVAAIILAAPVGLIMKQPDLGTALLVLSAGFYVIFLAGLSWKILIGLVASGLAALPVIWSMMHDYQRDRVMTLIDPTTDPLGKGFHIIQATIAIGSGGIAGKGWLKGTQAHLEFIPERTTDFIFAVFSEEFGLIGNCVLLVLYLLLIGRGMIIAANAPTFFSRLLAGAITLSFFTYAFVNMGMVSGILPVVGVPLPFMSYGGTAMVTLGLGVGMLMSIQRHRKLVQS; encoded by the coding sequence ATGCATCTGACAGAAAAACGTCCGCTGCGGCAGATCATCAAGCCGTATTTCACGGTATTCGACGGGCCGCTAGCGCTCATCCTGTTCCTGATCCTGTCGGTGGCGATCGTGACGCTATATTCGGCCGGCATCGATTTCCCGGGGCGCGTCGAGGATCAGTTGCGCAACATCCTGATCGGATTTGTCGTGATGTGGATCGCCGCCATCATTCCGCCGCAGACGCTGATGCGCTTCGCCGTGCCGGTCTATTCCGTGGGCCTGGCCCTGCTCGTCGCGGTCGCGGCGTTTGGCCTGATCAAGAAGGGCGCGCGCCGCTGGCTCAACGTCGGCGTCGTGATCCAGCCCTCGGAAATGATGAAAATCGCTATGCCGCTGATGCTCGCTTGGTTCTTCCAGAAGCGCGAGGGGCAGTTGCGCTGGCAGGAATTCCTGGTCGCGGCGATCATCCTGGCGGCCCCCGTCGGGCTGATCATGAAACAGCCCGATCTGGGCACCGCGCTCCTGGTGCTGTCGGCCGGCTTCTACGTGATTTTCCTGGCCGGTTTGTCATGGAAAATCCTGATCGGCCTGGTCGCAAGCGGCTTGGCTGCCCTGCCGGTGATATGGTCGATGATGCATGATTACCAGCGCGACCGCGTCATGACGCTGATCGATCCGACCACCGATCCGCTTGGCAAGGGCTTTCACATCATCCAGGCGACCATCGCCATTGGATCCGGCGGCATCGCCGGCAAGGGATGGCTGAAGGGCACCCAGGCGCACCTCGAGTTCATTCCGGAACGTACGACGGACTTTATCTTCGCCGTGTTTTCCGAAGAATTCGGACTGATCGGCAATTGCGTGCTGCTGGTCCTGTACCTGCTGCTGATCGGGCGCGGCATGATCATCGCCGCCAATGCGCCGACCTTCTTCAGCCGCCTGCTGGCGGGCGCCATCACGCTGAGTTTCTTCACCTATGCGTTCGTCAACATGGGCATGGTGAGTGGTATCCTCCCGGTTGTCGGGGTGCCGCTGCCGTTCATGAGCTATGGCGGAACCGCCATGGTCACGCTCGGCTTGGGCGTGGGTATGTTGATGAGCATTCAACGACACCGCAAACTCGTGCAAAGTTAG
- the mrdA gene encoding penicillin-binding protein 2, which yields MTEFKNTERELHLFRMRLSAVGVFVLICFGLLLARFLWLQLFKHNDYAAQAEENRISVIPVVPNRGLILDRNGVVLARNFSAYTLEITPSKIQGDLDNVIDELSTLVDIQPKDRKRFRKLREESKNFESTPIRTRLTDEEVARFTAQRYRFPGVEIQARLFRQYPLGQTASHVIGYIGRINQREAENIEEMEDAANYSGTEHIGKEGLEKSYEKQLHGTTGYEEVEVSAGGRAVRTLSRTPASPGNNLILSVDIELQKIVEEAFGDRRGALVAIEPATGDILAYVSMPTFDPNLFVDGIDAQSWEELNNSPDRPLVNRPLTGSYPPGSTYKPFMALAALELGKRTPSATVYDPGYFWFGNHKFRDDKEGGHGTVDMYKSIVHSCDTYYYMLANDLGVDTMHDFMKPFGFGQITGIDLEHERRGLLPSTAWKRNAYKRPEQRKWYAGETISLGIGQGYNSFTPLQLAHAVANLANNGVVMKPHLVKIIENGVTKERAVTVPKESYRIKLKQENIDIIKHAMVGVTKEGTSARVFANAGYESAGKTGTAQVVGIKKNEKYDAKKVGERMRDHSLYTAFAPADNPKIAIALIVENGGFGAEAAAPIVRKALDYYLLGKRPVDKDKTPADKTVAADANPTATLKAEAESIGGPKAGAETQGNKD from the coding sequence ATGACTGAATTCAAGAACACCGAACGCGAACTGCATTTGTTCCGCATGCGATTGTCTGCGGTGGGTGTGTTCGTGCTGATCTGCTTCGGCTTGCTGCTGGCGCGCTTTTTGTGGCTGCAGCTCTTCAAGCACAACGATTACGCCGCGCAGGCCGAGGAAAATCGCATTTCCGTGATTCCCGTGGTGCCGAACCGCGGCCTGATCCTGGATCGCAACGGCGTGGTCCTGGCGCGCAATTTTTCCGCCTACACGCTGGAGATCACGCCGTCCAAGATCCAGGGCGACCTCGACAACGTCATCGACGAGCTGTCCACGCTGGTCGACATCCAGCCCAAGGATCGCAAGCGCTTCCGCAAGCTGCGCGAAGAGTCGAAGAATTTCGAGAGCACGCCGATCCGCACCCGCCTCACGGACGAGGAAGTGGCGCGCTTTACGGCCCAGCGCTACCGTTTTCCCGGCGTGGAAATCCAGGCGCGCCTGTTCCGCCAGTATCCGCTGGGTCAAACGGCTTCGCATGTGATCGGCTATATCGGCCGCATCAACCAGCGGGAAGCGGAAAATATCGAAGAGATGGAGGATGCCGCCAATTATTCCGGCACCGAGCACATCGGCAAGGAAGGGCTGGAGAAAAGCTACGAGAAGCAGTTGCACGGCACCACCGGCTACGAGGAAGTCGAGGTATCCGCCGGCGGGCGTGCAGTGCGCACGCTGTCGCGCACGCCCGCCAGCCCAGGCAACAACCTGATCCTGTCTGTCGATATCGAACTGCAGAAGATTGTCGAAGAGGCATTCGGCGATCGCCGGGGCGCGCTCGTGGCTATCGAACCCGCCACCGGAGACATTCTTGCCTATGTATCGATGCCGACCTTCGACCCCAATCTGTTTGTCGACGGCATCGACGCGCAGAGCTGGGAAGAGCTGAACAATTCGCCGGACCGGCCGCTGGTCAACCGGCCGCTGACCGGCAGCTATCCGCCGGGTTCGACCTACAAGCCGTTCATGGCCCTGGCTGCGCTCGAGCTCGGTAAGCGCACGCCGAGCGCCACCGTCTACGATCCCGGCTATTTCTGGTTCGGCAACCACAAGTTCCGCGACGACAAGGAAGGCGGGCACGGCACCGTCGACATGTACAAGTCGATCGTGCATTCGTGCGACACCTACTACTACATGCTCGCTAACGACCTTGGCGTGGATACGATGCACGACTTCATGAAGCCGTTCGGCTTCGGCCAGATCACCGGCATCGACCTGGAGCATGAGCGCCGCGGGCTGCTGCCGTCGACCGCTTGGAAGCGCAATGCGTACAAGCGGCCGGAGCAGCGCAAGTGGTACGCCGGCGAGACGATTTCGCTCGGCATCGGCCAGGGCTACAACTCGTTTACGCCCCTGCAGCTGGCGCACGCGGTCGCCAATCTGGCCAACAACGGCGTCGTGATGAAGCCGCACCTGGTCAAGATCATCGAGAACGGCGTGACCAAGGAACGCGCCGTGACCGTGCCCAAGGAAAGCTACCGCATCAAGCTCAAGCAGGAAAATATCGACATCATCAAGCATGCGATGGTCGGCGTCACCAAGGAGGGCACGTCGGCGCGCGTGTTCGCCAACGCCGGATACGAGTCGGCCGGCAAGACCGGTACCGCGCAGGTGGTCGGCATCAAGAAGAACGAAAAGTACGACGCGAAGAAGGTGGGCGAACGCATGCGCGACCATTCGCTGTATACCGCATTCGCTCCTGCCGACAATCCGAAAATCGCGATCGCGCTGATCGTGGAAAACGGCGGCTTCGGCGCGGAAGCGGCGGCGCCTATCGTGCGCAAGGCGCTCGACTACTACCTGCTCGGCAAGCGCCCGGTCGACAAGGACAAGACGCCTGCAGACAAGACGGTCGCAGCGGACGCCAATCCGACGGCGACGCTGAAGGCCGAGGCGGAATCGATCGGCGGCCCTAAGGCGGGCGCCGAAACCCAGGGCAACAAAGATTAA
- a CDS encoding DsrE family protein, with amino-acid sequence MRRTFLKHTLAALSLLAAGAMVQAAAVEPVKVVYHLVDGIDQASRAMANIRNHLRAEPDTKIVVVANGDGIRFLLSGATERNGRPFDAAVAALAEQGVEFRVCRNTLNAHDIAPSQLLPQAKLVPSGVVEVARLQAREGYVYLRP; translated from the coding sequence ATGCGACGCACTTTCCTGAAACACACTCTCGCAGCCCTGAGCCTGCTTGCGGCAGGCGCCATGGTACAGGCTGCGGCTGTCGAACCGGTTAAGGTGGTCTACCACCTCGTCGATGGTATCGACCAGGCTTCACGCGCGATGGCGAACATTCGCAACCATCTGCGCGCCGAACCGGACACGAAAATCGTGGTGGTGGCCAATGGCGACGGCATCCGCTTCCTGCTGTCCGGCGCAACAGAGCGCAACGGCCGGCCGTTCGACGCGGCGGTGGCTGCCCTAGCCGAGCAGGGCGTGGAATTCCGCGTCTGCCGCAATACCTTGAACGCGCACGACATCGCGCCGTCGCAGCTCCTGCCGCAGGCGAAACTGGTGCCCTCCGGCGTGGTCGAAGTTGCCAGGTTGCAGGCGCGCGAGGGCTACGTTTACCTGCGGCCCTAG
- a CDS encoding phosphatase PAP2 family protein: MISWTHITQFGDVTITMLVAFAIAAWLYIEGERRLALWWSGLFTAGLGIVVVTKMAFIGWGIGVRALDFTGFSGHAMRATAVIPVLFYLMLQKTAPALRAAGVLAGFAGAVLIGLSRLTLHAHSVSEVVAGTALGAAVSMAFIWIAAESLRRHVFNPLRIALSMLALLPAPYLHPAPTQQWLTGVSLFFSGHDKPFMRTGARDAQGPGRTELSSRS, translated from the coding sequence ATGATTTCATGGACACATATCACGCAGTTTGGCGATGTCACCATCACGATGCTCGTCGCATTTGCCATCGCGGCATGGCTCTACATCGAGGGCGAGCGGCGCCTGGCGCTCTGGTGGAGCGGGCTCTTTACGGCGGGATTGGGCATCGTCGTCGTGACGAAAATGGCGTTCATCGGCTGGGGCATCGGCGTTCGCGCGCTCGACTTCACCGGCTTTAGCGGCCATGCGATGCGGGCGACCGCCGTCATCCCGGTGCTGTTTTACCTGATGCTGCAAAAGACGGCCCCGGCGCTGCGCGCCGCAGGCGTGCTGGCCGGCTTCGCGGGCGCCGTGCTCATCGGGCTGTCACGCCTGACGCTGCATGCGCATTCGGTATCGGAAGTGGTCGCCGGCACGGCACTGGGCGCGGCAGTGAGCATGGCTTTCATCTGGATTGCAGCCGAATCGCTGCGCAGGCACGTGTTCAATCCGTTGCGCATCGCCCTGAGCATGCTGGCGCTGCTTCCCGCCCCCTATCTTCATCCGGCGCCGACGCAGCAGTGGCTGACCGGCGTCTCGCTGTTTTTCTCGGGGCACGACAAGCCGTTCATGCGCACCGGCGCCCGCGATGCGCAGGGGCCGGGCCGGACGGAGCTGTCTTCGCGTTCCTAG
- a CDS encoding penicillin-binding protein activator, which translates to MWKRWANVILLSSACSGLCLSALANTTAPLAAPPVTAPVMRMAQNDLALPPADAFPANASPAAAAARVSHISRIALLLPLHSDTLAEAATAVRAGFMAAHEREPDGIEISVVETGDAPQDILAGYAAAAAQVDIVVGPLSRTGVAAVAQSHASDKPTIALTPPDSQDGEEVALPPQMVVMGLSIENEARQAATWAGASGTWGKAYVLHTPAAWQRRAARAFETQWRQLGREPEMLEIAANDGFLNGRALLQLKKQIQGDKSVMVFAALDARQARQVRAILGNDIALYGTSQLNPFVRADANDPARSVEMNGARLLDIPWLLQPDHPAVMVYPRHVVDADQKPSADLERLYALGIDAYRVAHEIASQNRDFQIDGVTGKLKVHFDKTNVQFERIAQPAVYHDGLVVSEDGAR; encoded by the coding sequence ATGTGGAAGCGATGGGCGAATGTGATACTGCTGAGCAGTGCCTGCAGCGGATTGTGCCTGTCCGCGCTGGCAAACACAACCGCGCCCCTTGCCGCGCCGCCCGTAACCGCCCCCGTCATGCGCATGGCACAGAACGACCTGGCTCTGCCGCCGGCCGACGCCTTTCCCGCCAATGCCTCGCCCGCGGCCGCCGCCGCACGGGTCTCCCATATCTCCCGTATCGCCCTGCTGCTGCCATTGCATTCGGACACCCTGGCCGAGGCAGCGACGGCTGTGCGCGCCGGATTCATGGCCGCACATGAGCGCGAACCGGACGGCATCGAAATCAGCGTCGTGGAGACCGGCGATGCGCCGCAGGACATCCTGGCCGGCTATGCCGCGGCCGCTGCGCAAGTCGATATTGTCGTCGGCCCGTTGTCGCGCACGGGTGTTGCCGCCGTCGCGCAAAGCCATGCTTCCGACAAGCCGACCATTGCCCTCACGCCTCCCGACAGCCAGGATGGCGAGGAAGTCGCATTGCCTCCGCAAATGGTGGTAATGGGCCTGTCGATCGAGAACGAGGCACGCCAGGCCGCAACCTGGGCCGGCGCCAGCGGGACATGGGGCAAGGCTTACGTGCTTCATACGCCCGCCGCCTGGCAGCGACGCGCGGCCCGGGCGTTCGAGACGCAATGGCGGCAATTGGGCCGGGAGCCGGAAATGCTCGAGATAGCCGCCAACGACGGCTTTTTGAACGGGCGCGCCCTGCTGCAGCTCAAGAAGCAGATCCAGGGAGACAAATCGGTCATGGTGTTCGCGGCTCTCGACGCGCGTCAGGCGCGGCAGGTGCGCGCGATCCTCGGCAACGATATCGCGCTGTACGGCACGTCGCAGCTGAACCCGTTCGTGCGAGCCGACGCGAATGATCCCGCGCGCAGCGTCGAGATGAACGGCGCCCGACTGCTGGACATTCCCTGGCTGTTACAGCCGGATCATCCCGCGGTCATGGTTTATCCGCGCCACGTCGTCGATGCTGACCAAAAGCCCAGCGCCGATCTGGAACGGCTGTATGCGCTCGGCATCGATGCTTACCGCGTCGCGCACGAAATCGCTTCCCAGAACCGTGACTTCCAGATCGACGGCGTCACCGGCAAGCTGAAAGTGCATTTCGACAAGACGAACGTGCAGTTCGAACGCATCGCCCAGCCCGCCGTCTATCACGATGGCCTGGTGGTGTCGGAAGACGGCGCGCGATAA
- the rsmI gene encoding 16S rRNA (cytidine(1402)-2'-O)-methyltransferase, with the protein MTSPTSSTLATLPIMEEVSRQIYPASTLYVVATPIGNAGDISLRALNVLAIADAVACEDTRNTGHLLARYGIAKELLAAHEHNEREAAQALIARLQAGQRVALVSDAGTPAVSDPGARIVDAVLDAGLRVMPLPGASAAVAALSAGGLVNDRFHFVGFLPAKAKQRELALAGLRHVAATLVLYEAPHRIVDTVAALAGQFEATRQVVFARELTKLFEEIHRCRLADAPAWLAADANRQKGEFVLLVEGAPAAADDDETEADRILTILLAECPVKQAASLAAQITGQKKNALYERALRIKQQGAAEPEAE; encoded by the coding sequence ATGACATCGCCCACCTCCAGCACACTAGCCACCCTGCCGATCATGGAAGAGGTATCGCGGCAAATTTATCCGGCGTCGACATTATATGTGGTGGCCACGCCGATCGGAAATGCGGGCGACATCAGCTTACGGGCGCTCAATGTGCTGGCGATCGCCGATGCCGTCGCCTGCGAAGACACGCGCAACACCGGCCATCTGCTGGCGCGCTACGGGATCGCCAAGGAATTGCTCGCGGCGCACGAGCACAACGAGCGCGAAGCGGCGCAGGCGCTGATCGCGCGCCTGCAGGCCGGCCAGCGCGTCGCGCTGGTGTCGGATGCCGGCACTCCGGCCGTGTCCGATCCGGGCGCACGCATCGTCGACGCGGTGCTCGACGCGGGGTTGCGCGTCATGCCGCTGCCGGGCGCATCGGCCGCCGTGGCGGCGCTCTCGGCTGGCGGCCTGGTCAACGACCGCTTCCATTTCGTCGGATTCCTGCCCGCCAAGGCGAAGCAGCGCGAGCTGGCGCTTGCCGGATTGCGGCATGTCGCGGCGACCCTGGTGCTTTACGAAGCGCCGCATCGCATCGTCGATACCGTCGCCGCCCTCGCCGGCCAGTTCGAGGCGACCCGCCAGGTGGTGTTCGCGCGCGAGCTGACCAAGCTGTTCGAAGAAATCCACCGCTGCCGGCTGGCTGATGCACCGGCCTGGCTGGCGGCCGACGCAAACCGCCAAAAAGGGGAATTCGTGCTGCTGGTAGAAGGCGCGCCGGCGGCGGCCGACGATGACGAAACGGAAGCCGATCGCATCCTGACCATCCTGCTGGCCGAGTGCCCTGTCAAGCAGGCAGCGTCGCTGGCGGCGCAAATCACCGGGCAAAAGAAGAACGCGCTCTACGAGCGCGCGCTGCGCATCAAGCAGCAGGGTGCGGCCGAGCCCGAAGCCGAGTAA
- a CDS encoding BON domain-containing protein, giving the protein MINWTRVTRPLAAVLLCGAVTVSLQGCIEMAVGSAVMGTLAATDRRTFGAQTEDKAILLKGERRIANLVGEDGHVNITSFNRKVLLTGEVRDEATKAAVEREVNAIEGVESITNDLEVMGSSSFTSRSNDSLITGRVKAAFVDTKDLYANSIKVVTERGTVYLMGRVTPREGRLAAEVASGIGGVHKVVKVFEYITEDELRQMTAQPENQKK; this is encoded by the coding sequence ATGATTAACTGGACGCGTGTGACACGTCCTTTGGCGGCCGTGCTGTTGTGCGGCGCTGTCACTGTCAGCCTGCAGGGCTGTATCGAAATGGCTGTCGGCAGCGCCGTCATGGGCACGCTGGCGGCGACCGACCGCCGCACCTTCGGCGCGCAGACCGAGGACAAGGCGATCCTGCTCAAGGGCGAGCGGCGCATCGCCAATCTCGTCGGCGAAGACGGGCATGTCAACATCACCAGCTTCAACCGCAAGGTTCTTCTGACCGGCGAAGTGCGCGACGAAGCGACAAAGGCAGCGGTCGAGCGTGAAGTCAACGCTATCGAAGGCGTGGAATCGATCACCAACGACCTGGAAGTGATGGGCTCCTCCAGCTTCACGTCGCGCTCCAACGATTCGCTCATCACGGGCAGGGTCAAGGCGGCGTTCGTCGACACCAAGGACTTGTACGCGAACTCGATCAAGGTCGTCACCGAGCGCGGCACCGTGTATCTGATGGGCCGCGTCACCCCGCGCGAAGGGCGGCTGGCGGCGGAAGTGGCCAGCGGTATCGGTGGCGTGCACAAGGTCGTCAAGGTGTTCGAATACATTACGGAAGACGAGCTCAGGCAGATGACCGCGCAGCCGGAAAACCAGAAGAAGTGA